In Micromonospora sp. NBC_01813, the following are encoded in one genomic region:
- the uvrA gene encoding excinuclease ABC subunit UvrA, producing MADRLIIRGAREHNLRDVSLDLPRDALIVFTGLSGSGKSSLAFDTIFAEGQRRYVESLSSYARQFLGQMDKPDVDFIEGLSPAVSIDQKSTSRNPRSTVGTITEVYDYLRLLFARVGEPHCPVCGERISRQTPQQIVDRVLAMPAGTRFMVLAPVVRGRKGEYVDLFADLQAKGYARARVDGVVHPLTEPPKLKKQEKHTIEVVVDRLTVKDGARRRLTDSVESALGLAGGIVLLDFVDLAEDDPGRERRYSEHLACPNDHPLAIEDLEPRVFSFNAPYGACPECVGLGTKKEVDAELVVPDIERTLRDGAIQPWSGGQTQEYFLRLLAALGEAEHFDLDTPWRKLPSRAQKTVLYGSDDQVHVRYRNKYGRERSYYTGFEGVIQWIERRHTDTESEWSRDKYEGYMRDVPCGSCGGARLKPEVLAVTVADRNIAEVTALSVGDCADLLAGLVLTDRQKLIAERVLKEINARLRFLVDVGLDYLSLDRPAGTLSGGEAQRIRLATQIGSGLVGVLYVLDEPSIGLHQRDNHRLIETLVRLRGLGNTLIVVEHDEDTIRTADWIVDIGPGAGEHGGRIVHSGSVQELLASEESLTGAYLSGRRVIPVPASRRPLTAGRELVVHGAREHNLRNLTVPVPLGQLVAVTGVSGSGKSTLVNDILYTVLANQINNARLVPGRHNRISGLEQVDKVVGVDQSPIGRTPRSNPATYTGVFDHVRRLFAETTEAKVRGYGPGRFSFNVKGGRCESCSGDGTIKIEMNFLPDVYVPCEVCKGARYNRETLEVHYKGRTIAEILQMPIEEAADFFEAIPAIHRHLKTLVDVGLGYVRLGQPAPTLSGGEAQRVKLASELQKRSTGRTIYVLDEPTTGLHFEDIRKLLTVLSGLVDKGNTVVVIEHNLDVIKTADWLIDMGPEGGHRGGTVVATGTPEEVAEVAESHTGQFLRGVLGLTGAPAGAPAATSRAAKANGTPAKSAGKSAGAPARTSKATAGTPRAPRKAAVPSRH from the coding sequence GTGGCCGACCGATTGATCATCCGTGGCGCGCGTGAGCACAACCTCCGCGACGTCAGTCTCGACCTGCCCCGTGACGCGCTGATCGTGTTCACCGGGCTCTCCGGCTCCGGCAAGTCCAGCCTTGCCTTCGACACGATCTTCGCCGAAGGGCAGCGGCGGTACGTGGAGTCACTGTCGTCGTACGCGCGGCAGTTCCTCGGCCAGATGGACAAACCGGACGTCGACTTCATCGAAGGGCTTTCGCCGGCGGTCTCGATCGACCAGAAGTCCACCTCCCGCAACCCGCGCTCGACGGTCGGCACGATCACCGAGGTCTACGACTACCTGCGGCTGCTGTTCGCCCGGGTCGGTGAGCCGCACTGCCCGGTCTGCGGGGAGCGGATCTCCCGGCAGACCCCGCAGCAGATCGTGGACCGGGTCCTGGCGATGCCGGCGGGCACCCGGTTCATGGTGCTCGCCCCGGTGGTGCGCGGCCGCAAGGGCGAGTACGTCGACCTCTTCGCCGACCTGCAGGCCAAGGGGTACGCCCGGGCCCGGGTCGACGGCGTGGTGCACCCGCTGACCGAGCCGCCGAAGCTCAAGAAGCAGGAGAAGCACACCATCGAGGTGGTCGTCGACCGGCTCACCGTCAAGGACGGCGCCCGGCGGCGGCTGACCGACTCGGTGGAGTCCGCGCTCGGCCTGGCCGGCGGCATCGTGCTGCTCGACTTCGTCGACCTCGCCGAGGACGACCCGGGCCGGGAGCGGCGCTACTCCGAACACCTCGCCTGCCCGAACGACCACCCGTTGGCGATCGAGGACCTGGAGCCGCGGGTCTTCTCCTTCAACGCGCCGTACGGTGCCTGCCCGGAGTGCGTCGGGCTGGGCACCAAGAAAGAGGTCGACGCCGAGCTCGTCGTCCCGGACATCGAGCGCACCCTGCGTGACGGGGCGATCCAGCCGTGGTCCGGCGGGCAGACCCAGGAGTACTTCCTGCGGCTGCTCGCCGCGCTCGGTGAGGCCGAGCACTTCGACCTGGACACGCCGTGGCGCAAGTTGCCCAGCCGGGCCCAGAAGACGGTCCTCTACGGCTCCGACGACCAGGTGCACGTGCGCTACCGCAACAAGTACGGCCGGGAGCGTTCCTACTACACCGGCTTCGAAGGCGTGATCCAGTGGATCGAGCGGCGGCACACCGACACCGAGTCGGAGTGGTCACGGGACAAGTACGAGGGGTACATGCGGGACGTGCCGTGTGGATCCTGCGGCGGTGCCCGGCTCAAGCCCGAGGTGCTGGCGGTCACCGTGGCCGACCGCAACATCGCCGAGGTGACGGCGCTGTCCGTCGGTGACTGCGCCGACCTGCTCGCCGGCCTGGTGCTCACCGACCGGCAGAAGCTTATCGCCGAACGGGTGCTCAAGGAGATCAACGCCCGGCTGCGGTTCCTGGTCGACGTCGGCCTGGACTACCTGTCATTGGACCGGCCGGCCGGCACCCTCTCCGGCGGTGAGGCACAGCGGATCCGACTCGCCACCCAGATCGGCTCCGGCCTGGTTGGCGTGCTGTACGTGCTCGACGAGCCGTCGATCGGCCTGCACCAGCGGGACAACCACCGGCTGATCGAGACCCTGGTGCGGCTGCGCGGGCTCGGCAACACGCTGATCGTCGTCGAGCACGACGAGGACACCATCCGGACCGCCGACTGGATTGTCGACATCGGGCCCGGTGCCGGTGAGCACGGCGGCCGGATCGTGCACAGCGGCTCGGTGCAGGAGCTGCTGGCCAGCGAGGAGTCGTTGACCGGGGCGTACCTGTCCGGTCGGCGGGTCATCCCGGTGCCGGCCAGCCGGCGTCCGCTGACCGCCGGGCGGGAGCTGGTCGTGCACGGGGCGCGGGAGCACAATCTGCGCAACCTGACGGTGCCGGTCCCACTGGGCCAGCTCGTCGCGGTCACCGGCGTCAGCGGGTCTGGCAAGTCGACCCTGGTCAACGACATCCTCTACACCGTGCTGGCCAACCAGATCAACAACGCCCGACTGGTGCCCGGCCGGCACAACAGGATCAGCGGCCTGGAGCAGGTGGACAAGGTCGTCGGGGTCGACCAGTCGCCGATCGGCCGTACGCCGCGGTCGAACCCGGCGACGTACACCGGGGTCTTCGACCACGTCCGCCGGTTGTTCGCCGAGACCACCGAGGCCAAGGTACGCGGCTACGGTCCGGGGCGGTTCTCCTTCAACGTCAAGGGCGGTCGCTGCGAATCCTGTTCCGGCGACGGCACGATCAAGATCGAGATGAACTTCCTGCCGGACGTCTACGTGCCCTGCGAGGTCTGCAAGGGCGCCCGGTACAACCGGGAGACCCTCGAGGTCCACTACAAGGGCCGCACCATCGCCGAGATCCTGCAGATGCCGATCGAGGAGGCCGCCGACTTCTTCGAGGCCATCCCGGCGATCCACCGGCACCTGAAGACCCTGGTCGACGTCGGCCTGGGTTACGTGCGGCTCGGCCAGCCCGCGCCGACCCTGTCCGGTGGCGAGGCCCAGCGGGTCAAGCTCGCCTCCGAGCTGCAGAAGCGGTCGACCGGGCGGACCATCTACGTGCTCGACGAGCCGACCACCGGGCTGCACTTCGAGGACATCCGCAAGCTGCTGACCGTGCTTTCCGGCCTGGTCGACAAGGGCAACACCGTGGTCGTGATCGAGCACAACCTCGACGTGATCAAGACCGCGGACTGGTTGATCGACATGGGTCCGGAGGGCGGCCACCGGGGCGGTACGGTGGTGGCGACCGGCACCCCGGAGGAGGTCGCCGAGGTGGCCGAGAGCCACACCGGGCAGTTCCTGCGCGGCGTGCTCGGCCTGACCGGGGCACCGGCCGGCGCCCCGGCGGCGACGTCGCGTGCGGCCAAGGCCAACGGCACCCCGGCCAAGTCCGCCGGCAAATCGGCCGGTGCACCGGCACGCACCAGCAAGGCGACCGCCGGGACGCCCCGGGCGCCCCGCAAGGCCGCCGTACCCAGTCGTCATTGA
- a CDS encoding Rieske (2Fe-2S) protein, which produces MTEHQTTTDANPTSRRALLIGVGGVGATVALAACGTGNDDDLGSGGTNAPAGNDQSTGSDGGSSDGGGETGSGGEGLTTSQVPVGGGIILADQGVVVTQPAAGEFKAFSNVCTHQGCPVANLDGGTINCTCHFSSFSIEDGSVLSGPAPSPLEEKAVSVDGEAITVA; this is translated from the coding sequence ATGACTGAGCACCAGACGACGACCGACGCCAACCCGACCAGCCGCCGTGCGCTGCTGATCGGCGTGGGTGGGGTCGGGGCGACCGTCGCGCTGGCCGCATGTGGCACCGGCAACGACGACGACCTGGGCAGCGGCGGCACGAACGCGCCGGCCGGCAACGACCAGTCCACCGGCTCGGACGGCGGCAGTTCGGACGGCGGCGGCGAGACCGGTTCCGGTGGCGAAGGGCTCACCACCAGCCAGGTGCCGGTCGGTGGCGGGATCATCCTCGCCGACCAGGGCGTCGTGGTCACTCAGCCAGCCGCAGGCGAGTTCAAGGCGTTCAGCAATGTCTGCACCCACCAGGGGTGCCCGGTCGCCAACCTCGACGGTGGCACCATCAACTGCACCTGCCACTTCAGCAGCTTTTCCATCGAGGACGGCTCGGTGCTTTCCGGCCCCGCCCCGTCGCCGCTGGAGGAGAAGGCCGTCTCCGTCGATGGCGAGGCCATCACGGTGGCGTGA
- the uvrC gene encoding excinuclease ABC subunit UvrC, giving the protein MADPSSYRPAPGTIPDAPGVYRFRDPTGRVIYVGKAKSLRSRLNSYFGDLWQLHQRTQQMVTTAAAVDWVTVGSEVEALQLEYLWIKEYDPRFNVRYRDDKSYPYLAVTLDEEFPRLQVMRGAKRKGVRYFGPYSHAWAIRETLDLLLRVFPARTCSAGVFKQAGHVGRPCLLGDIGKCSAPCVGRVDAADHRAIVDDFCDFMAGRTDTMVRRLEREMRDASDALEFERAARLRDDVAALRKAMEKQTVVLGDGTDADVVAFAEDPLEAAVQVFHVRGGRVRGQRGWVVEKVEELTTADLVHHFCTQVYGPEQGETDVPRELLVPELPADAPALADWLSDRRGSRVTLRVPQRGDKRALMETVGRNAGEALTRHKLRRASDLTTRGQALEEIAEALGLATAPLRIECFDVSQIQGTDVVASLVVFEDGLPRKAEYRRFAVRGATDDLSAMSEVLRRRFARHRPTASPAETAEPPVPVAQEPPPAVDPQTGRPRRFAYPPQLIVVDGGAPQVQAAATVLAELGVDDVALCGLAKRLEEVWLPADDYPVILPRTSEGLYLLQRIRDEAHRFAISYHRQRRSKRMIASGLDEVPGLGDVRRKALLKHFGSVRRLAAATVEEITEVPGIGRRTAETIIAQLAGSSDTDQDRP; this is encoded by the coding sequence ATGGCAGATCCGTCCAGCTACCGCCCCGCCCCCGGCACGATCCCGGACGCCCCCGGCGTCTACCGGTTCCGTGACCCCACCGGCCGGGTCATCTACGTCGGCAAGGCCAAGAGCCTGCGCAGCCGACTCAACTCCTACTTCGGCGACCTCTGGCAGCTGCACCAACGCACCCAGCAGATGGTCACCACCGCGGCCGCGGTCGACTGGGTGACCGTCGGCAGCGAGGTCGAGGCGCTGCAGCTGGAGTACCTCTGGATCAAGGAGTACGACCCCCGGTTCAACGTCCGCTACCGCGACGACAAGTCGTATCCCTACCTGGCGGTCACCCTCGACGAGGAGTTCCCCCGGCTGCAGGTCATGCGGGGCGCGAAACGCAAAGGGGTGCGCTACTTCGGGCCGTACTCGCACGCCTGGGCGATCCGGGAGACCCTCGACCTGCTGCTGCGGGTCTTTCCCGCCCGGACCTGCTCGGCCGGGGTTTTCAAACAGGCGGGTCACGTCGGGCGACCCTGCCTGCTCGGTGACATCGGCAAATGCTCGGCACCGTGCGTCGGGCGCGTCGACGCCGCCGACCACCGGGCGATCGTCGACGATTTCTGCGACTTCATGGCCGGGCGCACCGACACGATGGTGCGGCGCCTGGAGCGGGAGATGCGCGACGCCTCCGACGCGTTGGAGTTCGAGCGGGCCGCCCGGCTGCGCGACGACGTCGCCGCGCTGCGCAAGGCGATGGAGAAACAGACCGTCGTGCTCGGCGACGGCACCGACGCCGACGTGGTCGCCTTCGCCGAGGACCCCCTCGAAGCCGCCGTGCAGGTGTTCCACGTGCGTGGCGGCCGGGTGCGTGGCCAGCGCGGCTGGGTGGTGGAGAAGGTCGAGGAGCTGACCACGGCCGACCTGGTGCACCACTTCTGTACCCAGGTGTACGGCCCGGAACAGGGCGAGACCGACGTGCCCCGGGAGTTGCTGGTGCCCGAGTTGCCGGCGGACGCGCCGGCCCTGGCCGACTGGCTCAGCGACCGCCGGGGCAGCCGGGTGACGCTGCGGGTGCCGCAGCGCGGCGACAAACGCGCGCTGATGGAAACGGTTGGCCGCAACGCCGGCGAGGCACTGACCCGGCACAAGCTGCGCCGAGCCAGCGACCTGACCACCCGGGGGCAGGCGTTGGAGGAGATCGCCGAAGCGCTCGGGCTGGCCACCGCGCCGCTGCGCATCGAGTGCTTCGACGTCTCCCAGATCCAGGGCACCGACGTGGTGGCCAGCCTGGTGGTGTTCGAGGACGGCCTGCCACGCAAGGCCGAGTACCGGCGGTTCGCGGTGCGGGGAGCCACCGACGACCTGTCCGCGATGAGCGAGGTGCTGCGCAGACGCTTCGCCCGCCACCGCCCGACCGCGTCGCCGGCGGAGACGGCGGAGCCGCCGGTGCCGGTGGCGCAGGAGCCGCCGCCGGCAGTCGACCCGCAGACCGGGCGGCCACGCAGGTTCGCGTACCCGCCGCAGTTGATCGTCGTCGACGGCGGCGCCCCGCAGGTCCAGGCCGCCGCCACGGTCCTGGCCGAGCTCGGCGTCGACGACGTGGCGCTGTGTGGCCTGGCGAAACGACTGGAGGAGGTCTGGCTGCCCGCCGACGACTACCCGGTCATCCTGCCGCGCACATCCGAAGGGCTGTACCTGCTGCAGCGGATCCGCGACGAAGCACACCGCTTCGCGATCAGCTACCACCGGCAGCGCCGGTCGAAACGGATGATCGCCTCCGGGCTGGACGAGGTGCCCGGGCTCGGTGACGTGCGTCGTAAGGCCCTGCTGAAACACTTCGGATCGGTACGCCGACTCGCCGCCGCCACCGTCGAGGAGATCACCGAGGTGCCCGGCATCGGGCGGCGTACCGCTGAGACGATCATCGCTCAGCTCGCCGGGTCGTCGGATACCGACCAGGATCGCCCCTAG
- the rapZ gene encoding RNase adapter RapZ → MHDGEPAEHTAEQDEARLVVVTGVSGGGRSTVARALENVGYYVVDNLPQALLLDMAELAMRAGGAARRTAMVLDVRSRAFSTDLVGAIRALKERGYQPRVVFVDAAGDVLIRRFESVRRSHPLQGDGRLADGIAAERELLAEARDQADVIIDTSHLNENQLRRRVEELFGGEDARRLRVTVLSFGFKYGLPPDADFVIDARFLPNPYWVPELREYTGREPSVSGYVLGQTGADDFVRNYAELISATTSGFEREGKRYLTVAVGCTGGKHRSVAIAEELAVRLRQARLSVNAQHRDLGRE, encoded by the coding sequence GTGCACGACGGTGAGCCCGCTGAGCACACCGCCGAGCAGGACGAAGCCCGGCTGGTGGTGGTGACCGGTGTCTCCGGCGGTGGCCGCAGCACCGTCGCCCGCGCGCTCGAGAACGTCGGCTACTACGTGGTGGACAACCTGCCGCAGGCGCTGCTGCTCGACATGGCCGAGCTGGCCATGCGGGCCGGTGGCGCGGCCCGGCGTACCGCCATGGTGCTCGACGTGCGCAGCCGCGCCTTCTCCACCGACCTGGTCGGGGCGATCCGGGCCCTCAAGGAGCGCGGCTACCAGCCCCGGGTGGTCTTCGTCGACGCCGCCGGCGACGTGCTGATCCGCCGGTTCGAAAGCGTCCGGCGCTCCCACCCACTGCAGGGCGACGGACGGCTGGCCGACGGGATCGCCGCCGAGCGGGAGCTGCTCGCCGAGGCCCGCGACCAGGCCGACGTGATCATCGACACCTCCCACCTCAACGAGAATCAGCTCCGCCGCCGGGTCGAGGAGCTGTTCGGCGGCGAGGACGCCCGACGGCTGCGGGTCACCGTGCTCTCCTTCGGCTTCAAGTACGGCCTGCCGCCGGACGCCGACTTCGTGATCGACGCGCGTTTCCTGCCCAACCCGTACTGGGTGCCGGAGCTGCGGGAGTACACCGGCCGGGAGCCGTCGGTCAGCGGCTACGTGCTCGGCCAGACCGGTGCCGACGACTTCGTCCGCAACTACGCGGAGCTGATCAGCGCCACCACCTCCGGCTTCGAGCGGGAAGGCAAGCGGTACCTGACCGTGGCGGTCGGCTGCACCGGCGGCAAACACCGCAGTGTGGCGATCGCCGAGGAGCTCGCCGTACGGCTGCGGCAGGCCCGGCTGTCGGTCAACGCCCAGCACCGTGACCTGGGGCGCGAGTGA
- a CDS encoding gluconeogenesis factor YvcK family protein, whose product MSALRVVAFGGGHGLAASLRGLRHAGADLELDLTAVVTVGDDGGSSGRLRADRGALPPGDLRQALAALAGPEPADQLTAELFQHRFVPVPGEAPPGDRPDPLTGHAVGNLVLCGLMELLGDPVVALDHVGALLGATGRVLPMSCEPVSIEADVRGGDPRRPREVATISGQHAVAVTRGRVESVRLLPKTPGACRPAVEAVRRADWLIFGPGSWYTSVIPHLLVPDLAAAIVASPARRLVTLNLAAEKETLGLSVADHLAALSWYLPELRVDTVLADGKAVGDPDPVARAAESLGARLTLAPLAVVDGSPRHDPVALGAALVPVLGSAR is encoded by the coding sequence GTGAGCGCACTTCGCGTGGTGGCCTTCGGCGGCGGGCACGGGCTGGCCGCCTCGCTGCGTGGGCTGCGGCACGCCGGCGCCGATCTGGAGCTGGATCTGACCGCGGTGGTGACCGTCGGCGACGACGGGGGATCCAGCGGCCGGCTGCGCGCCGACCGGGGCGCGCTGCCGCCGGGCGACCTGCGTCAGGCACTCGCCGCGCTGGCCGGGCCGGAGCCGGCCGACCAGCTGACCGCCGAGTTGTTCCAGCACCGGTTCGTGCCGGTGCCGGGCGAGGCACCGCCCGGTGACCGCCCCGACCCGCTCACCGGGCACGCCGTCGGCAACCTGGTGCTCTGCGGCCTGATGGAGCTGCTCGGCGACCCGGTCGTCGCCCTCGACCACGTCGGCGCGCTGCTCGGCGCCACCGGGCGGGTGCTGCCGATGTCCTGCGAGCCGGTGTCGATCGAAGCGGACGTGCGCGGCGGTGATCCGCGCCGGCCCCGCGAGGTGGCCACCATCAGCGGCCAGCACGCGGTCGCGGTCACCCGGGGGCGGGTCGAGTCGGTGCGGTTGTTGCCGAAGACCCCCGGTGCCTGCCGGCCGGCGGTCGAGGCGGTCCGCCGCGCCGACTGGCTGATCTTCGGGCCGGGCAGCTGGTACACCAGTGTCATCCCGCACCTGCTGGTGCCCGACCTGGCCGCCGCGATCGTGGCGAGCCCGGCCCGCCGGCTGGTCACCCTCAACCTGGCGGCCGAGAAGGAGACCCTCGGCCTGTCGGTCGCCGACCACCTCGCCGCGTTGAGCTGGTACCTGCCGGAGCTGCGGGTCGACACGGTGCTCGCCGACGGCAAGGCGGTCGGCGATCCCGACCCGGTGGCCCGTGCGGCAGAATCGCTGGGTGCACGTCTGACGCTCGCCCCGCTGGCGGTCGTCGACGGCAGCCCCCGGCACGATCCTGTCGCGCTGGGGGCCGCACTGGTGCCTGTCCTGGGCTCCGCTCGTTAA